From one Bradyrhizobium sp. Ash2021 genomic stretch:
- the xoxF5 gene encoding lanthanide-dependent methanol dehydrogenase XoxF5, protein MRKVLFATGLGAMAAFAAGSATANEELNKMSQDPKGWVMPTGDYANTRYSKLNQINAANVGKLQVAWTFSTGVLRGHEGGPLIIGNMMYVHTPFPNKVYALDLSKDNQIVWKYEPKQDPNVIPVMCCDTVNRGVAYGDGKIFLHQADTTLVALDAKTGQVVWTAKNGDPSKGETGTSAPMVVKDKVLVGISGGEFGVQAHMTAYDIKTGKQVWRAFSEGPDDQILVDPEKTTALGKPVGKDSSLKTWQGDQWKIGGGATWGWTSYDPALNLVYYGSGNPSTWNPKQRPGDNKWSMTIWARDPDTGMAKWVYQMTPHDEWDYDGVNEMILSDQTVGGAPRKLLTHFDRNGLGYTLDRATGELLVADKYDPKVNWTSGVDMDKNSPTYGRPKVVDAYSTDKQGEDHNNKGICPAALGSKDEQPAAYSPDTQLFYVPTNHVCMDYEPFKVSYTAGQPYVGATLSMYPPPGETNMGNFIAWDGKTGKIAWSNKEQFSVWSGALATAGGVVFYGTLEGYLKAVDAKTGKELYKFKTPSGIIGNVTTYEQGGRQYVAVLSGVGGWAGIGLAAGLTDPTAGLGAVGGYAALSNYTALGGALTVFALPQ, encoded by the coding sequence ATGCGCAAGGTGCTATTTGCGACCGGTCTTGGCGCGATGGCGGCGTTCGCCGCAGGAAGCGCTACAGCCAACGAAGAACTCAACAAGATGTCGCAGGACCCCAAGGGCTGGGTCATGCCGACGGGTGACTACGCCAATACGCGCTACTCCAAGCTCAACCAGATCAACGCGGCCAATGTCGGCAAGCTGCAGGTCGCCTGGACCTTCTCGACCGGCGTGCTGCGCGGCCACGAAGGTGGGCCGCTGATCATCGGTAACATGATGTACGTCCACACCCCGTTCCCCAACAAGGTCTATGCTCTTGACCTTTCCAAGGACAACCAGATCGTCTGGAAGTACGAACCCAAGCAGGATCCGAACGTCATTCCGGTGATGTGCTGCGACACCGTCAACCGTGGCGTTGCCTATGGCGACGGCAAGATCTTCCTGCATCAGGCCGACACCACCCTGGTTGCGCTGGATGCCAAGACCGGCCAGGTGGTATGGACCGCCAAGAACGGCGATCCCAGCAAGGGCGAGACCGGAACCTCGGCGCCGATGGTGGTCAAGGACAAGGTGCTGGTCGGGATTTCCGGCGGTGAGTTCGGCGTCCAGGCGCATATGACCGCCTATGACATCAAGACCGGCAAGCAGGTCTGGCGGGCGTTCTCGGAAGGACCGGATGACCAGATCCTGGTCGACCCCGAGAAGACCACCGCACTCGGCAAGCCGGTCGGCAAGGATTCCAGCCTGAAGACCTGGCAAGGCGATCAGTGGAAGATCGGCGGCGGCGCCACCTGGGGCTGGACCTCCTACGATCCCGCGCTCAACCTGGTCTACTACGGATCGGGCAATCCCTCGACCTGGAATCCCAAACAGCGTCCCGGCGACAACAAATGGTCGATGACGATCTGGGCGCGTGATCCGGACACCGGCATGGCCAAGTGGGTCTATCAGATGACGCCCCACGACGAATGGGATTATGACGGCGTCAACGAAATGATCCTCAGTGATCAGACGGTCGGCGGCGCCCCGCGCAAGCTGCTGACGCATTTCGATCGTAACGGCCTCGGCTATACGCTCGACCGCGCCACCGGCGAATTGCTGGTTGCCGACAAGTACGATCCGAAGGTCAACTGGACCTCCGGCGTCGACATGGACAAGAACTCGCCGACCTATGGCCGTCCGAAGGTTGTCGATGCGTACTCGACCGACAAGCAGGGCGAGGACCACAACAACAAGGGTATCTGCCCGGCCGCGCTCGGCTCCAAGGACGAGCAGCCGGCAGCCTACTCTCCGGACACGCAGCTGTTCTACGTGCCGACCAACCACGTCTGCATGGACTATGAGCCGTTCAAGGTGAGCTACACCGCCGGCCAGCCCTATGTCGGGGCGACGCTGTCGATGTATCCGCCTCCCGGCGAAACCAACATGGGCAACTTCATTGCCTGGGATGGCAAGACCGGCAAGATCGCATGGTCGAACAAGGAGCAGTTCTCGGTCTGGTCGGGAGCACTCGCGACCGCCGGCGGCGTGGTGTTCTACGGCACGCTGGAAGGCTACCTGAAGGCGGTCGATGCCAAGACGGGCAAGGAACTGTACAAGTTCAAGACCCCGTCCGGGATCATCGGCAACGTCACGACCTATGAGCAGGGCGGACGGCAGTATGTGGCCGTGTTGTCCGGCGTCGGCGGCTGGGCGGGTATCGGCCTTGCGGCCGGTCTGACCGATCCGACCGCGGGCCTCGGTGCTGTCGGTGGTTACGCTGCGCTGAGCAACTACACCGCGCTCGGCGGAGCCCTCACGGTGTTCGCGCTGCCGCAGTGA
- a CDS encoding S-(hydroxymethyl)glutathione dehydrogenase/class III alcohol dehydrogenase → MKTRAAVAFAAKKPLEIVELDLEGPKAGEVLVEIKATGICHTDAYTLDGFDSEGIFPSILGHEGAGIVREVGPGVISVKPGDHVIPLYTPECRQCKSCLSQKTNLCTAIRATQGKGLMPDGTSRFKYKGETVFHYMGCSTFSNFTVLPEIAVAKIREDAPFDKSCYIGCGVTTGVGAVVNTAKVTPGSNVVVFGLGGIGLNVIQGAKMVGADKIIGVDINDSKDNWGRQFGMTHFVNPKKVEGDIVQHLVTLTDGGADYTFDCTGNTTVMRQALEACHRGWGVSVVIGVAESGKEIATRPFQLVTGRVWKGTAFGGARGRTDVPKIVDWYMNGKIQIDPMITHTLKLEEINTGFDLMHEGKSIRSVVVF, encoded by the coding sequence ATGAAGACACGCGCCGCCGTCGCTTTTGCGGCAAAGAAGCCGCTCGAAATCGTCGAACTTGACCTCGAAGGGCCGAAGGCCGGTGAAGTCCTTGTCGAAATCAAGGCGACCGGAATCTGCCACACCGACGCCTACACGCTCGACGGCTTCGACAGCGAAGGAATCTTTCCGTCGATCCTCGGCCATGAAGGCGCCGGTATCGTTCGCGAGGTCGGTCCGGGCGTGATTTCGGTGAAGCCGGGCGATCACGTGATCCCGCTTTACACGCCCGAATGCCGCCAGTGCAAAAGCTGCCTGAGCCAGAAGACCAACCTCTGCACCGCGATCCGCGCCACCCAGGGCAAGGGGCTGATGCCCGACGGCACCTCGCGCTTCAAATACAAGGGCGAGACCGTCTTCCATTATATGGGCTGCTCGACGTTTTCGAACTTCACCGTGCTGCCGGAAATCGCGGTGGCGAAAATCCGCGAAGACGCTCCCTTCGACAAGAGCTGCTACATCGGCTGCGGCGTGACGACCGGCGTCGGCGCCGTGGTCAACACCGCCAAGGTCACGCCCGGTTCGAATGTGGTCGTGTTCGGGCTCGGCGGAATCGGACTCAACGTCATTCAGGGCGCCAAGATGGTGGGTGCCGACAAGATCATCGGCGTCGACATCAACGATTCCAAGGATAATTGGGGCCGCCAGTTCGGCATGACGCACTTCGTCAATCCGAAAAAGGTCGAGGGCGACATCGTCCAGCACCTGGTGACGCTCACCGATGGCGGCGCCGACTACACCTTCGACTGCACCGGCAATACCACCGTGATGCGCCAGGCGCTCGAGGCGTGCCATCGCGGCTGGGGCGTCTCGGTGGTGATCGGCGTGGCGGAATCCGGCAAGGAGATCGCCACCCGGCCGTTCCAGCTCGTGACCGGCCGGGTGTGGAAGGGCACCGCGTTCGGCGGCGCCCGTGGCCGCACCGACGTGCCGAAGATCGTCGACTGGTACATGAACGGCAAAATCCAGATCGATCCGATGATCACCCACACGCTCAAGCTGGAGGAGATCAACACGGGATTCGACTTGATGCACGAGGGCAAGTCGATCCGATCGGTCGTCGTATTCTAA
- a CDS encoding 2Fe-2S iron-sulfur cluster-binding protein, with the protein MIKMKINGEERTWDGDPDLPLLWFLRDEAGLTGTKFGCGEALCGACTVIVDKQAVRACITSVSDVVGREVTTIEGLHPTGDHAVQKAWRQVNVPQCGYCQAGQIMQAAALLIQNPKPSHDQIVEAMSGNICRCGAYQRIENAVRLASTGV; encoded by the coding sequence ATGATCAAGATGAAGATTAACGGCGAGGAACGAACCTGGGACGGCGACCCGGATCTTCCATTACTCTGGTTTCTCCGCGACGAAGCCGGCTTGACGGGCACGAAATTTGGCTGCGGCGAGGCGCTCTGCGGCGCATGCACCGTCATCGTCGACAAGCAGGCCGTGCGCGCCTGCATCACTTCGGTTTCCGACGTGGTCGGCCGCGAAGTGACCACCATCGAAGGCCTTCATCCCACCGGCGATCACGCGGTTCAAAAAGCCTGGCGTCAGGTCAACGTCCCGCAATGCGGTTATTGCCAGGCCGGCCAGATCATGCAGGCCGCTGCCCTGCTGATACAAAATCCAAAACCGTCCCACGACCAGATAGTTGAAGCGATGTCCGGCAACATCTGCCGCTGCGGCGCTTACCAGCGGATCGAAAACGCCGTGCGTCTCGCATCGACGGGGGTGTGA
- a CDS encoding molybdopterin cofactor-binding domain-containing protein → MNIIMNPKKLRGFEQFIKVKVENVSRRSILKGLGIAGGFVLAAPVMSRPAFAAYKTGADKMPHGTVVDPRVFVAIAPDGIVTIVAHRAEMGTGVRTSLPLIVAEEMEADWSRVKVTQAPGDEVKFGNQDTDGSRSTRHYLMPMRQIGASARTMLEAAAAKRWGVPVTEVKATNHEVVHSASGRHLGFGDLAADAAKEAVPSLEGLKLKDPKDFRYLGKGQIGIVDLHDITTGKAHYGSDTRLPGMKYAVIARPPVTGGKLVSFDAKDAMKVSGVEKVMEVQGWPWPSKFQPLGGVAVIARNTGAAIKGRDALKIVWDDGANGKYESVAYRAELEAAARKPGLVVRKEGDVDAALKTADKVIVGEYYLPHLAHVSMEPPVAVADVRDGKAEIWAPVQSAGGTREDAAKTLGIPEDKVTVNVTLLGGGFGRKSKCDFALEAALLSKALGAPIMVQWTREDDVRHDFLHTVSVERIEAGLDKNGKVIAWRHRSVAPSIASTFAPNTVHQAAFELGMGLIDMPFEIANIQCENPEAAAHTRIGWFRSVSNIPRAFAVQSMVGELAHATNRDQKDMLLELIGSPRIVSLASVKDPWNYGEPYDSYPVDTARLRKVVELVADKGGWGRSVPKGSGLGIAVHRSFVSYIATIVEVAVDAKGKLTVPRVDTAIDCGTYVNPERIESQIEGAAIMGLSLAKYGEITFKDGKVQQGNYDTYPVIRMDESPLVTNVYIVPPGPDTPPSGVGEPGVPPFAPALINAIFAATGKRIRSLPIGKQLEA, encoded by the coding sequence ATGAACATCATTATGAACCCAAAAAAACTCCGTGGCTTTGAACAGTTCATCAAGGTCAAGGTCGAGAACGTATCGCGTCGCAGCATCCTGAAAGGCCTTGGCATTGCCGGCGGCTTCGTGCTCGCGGCTCCCGTGATGTCACGCCCGGCCTTTGCGGCCTACAAGACCGGCGCGGACAAGATGCCACACGGCACCGTGGTCGATCCGCGCGTGTTCGTGGCCATCGCCCCGGATGGAATCGTGACCATCGTGGCGCACCGCGCCGAAATGGGAACGGGTGTCCGGACCAGCCTGCCGTTGATCGTGGCCGAGGAAATGGAAGCCGATTGGTCGCGCGTCAAGGTCACCCAGGCGCCCGGCGACGAGGTCAAGTTCGGCAATCAGGATACCGACGGCTCGCGCAGCACGCGGCACTATCTGATGCCGATGCGCCAGATCGGCGCGTCGGCGCGCACCATGCTTGAAGCCGCCGCCGCCAAGCGCTGGGGCGTGCCGGTAACCGAGGTCAAGGCCACCAATCACGAGGTGGTCCATTCGGCCAGTGGCCGCCATCTCGGATTCGGCGATCTGGCTGCCGACGCCGCCAAGGAAGCGGTGCCGAGCCTCGAAGGTTTGAAGCTGAAAGACCCGAAGGATTTCCGCTATCTCGGCAAAGGCCAGATCGGCATCGTCGACCTTCACGACATTACGACCGGAAAAGCCCATTACGGCAGCGACACCCGCCTTCCCGGCATGAAGTATGCCGTGATCGCGCGACCGCCGGTCACCGGCGGCAAGCTTGTGTCCTTTGACGCAAAGGATGCGATGAAGGTCTCCGGCGTCGAAAAGGTCATGGAGGTGCAGGGCTGGCCCTGGCCGTCCAAGTTCCAGCCGCTCGGCGGCGTCGCGGTGATCGCGCGCAACACCGGTGCGGCGATCAAGGGACGCGACGCGCTGAAGATCGTCTGGGACGACGGGGCCAACGGCAAGTACGAGTCGGTGGCCTATCGGGCCGAACTCGAGGCAGCCGCGCGCAAACCCGGTTTGGTCGTGCGCAAGGAAGGCGACGTCGATGCCGCGCTGAAAACCGCCGACAAGGTCATTGTCGGCGAGTATTACCTGCCCCACCTCGCGCATGTGAGCATGGAGCCCCCGGTTGCGGTCGCCGACGTCAGGGATGGCAAGGCCGAAATCTGGGCGCCCGTGCAAAGCGCCGGCGGCACGCGCGAGGACGCCGCCAAGACGCTGGGAATCCCCGAAGACAAGGTGACCGTCAACGTCACCCTGCTGGGTGGCGGATTCGGGCGCAAATCGAAATGCGATTTCGCGCTCGAGGCAGCCCTGCTCTCAAAGGCGCTCGGCGCGCCGATCATGGTGCAATGGACGCGGGAGGACGACGTTCGTCACGACTTCCTGCACACGGTCTCGGTAGAACGTATCGAGGCCGGGCTCGACAAGAACGGCAAGGTGATCGCCTGGCGCCACCGCAGCGTCGCGCCGTCCATCGCCTCGACCTTCGCACCCAACACGGTGCATCAGGCAGCCTTTGAACTCGGCATGGGGTTGATCGACATGCCGTTCGAGATCGCCAACATCCAGTGCGAAAATCCGGAAGCCGCCGCGCATACCCGCATCGGCTGGTTCCGCTCGGTGTCGAATATCCCGCGGGCGTTTGCGGTCCAATCCATGGTCGGCGAGCTGGCGCACGCCACCAACCGCGATCAGAAGGATATGCTGCTGGAACTGATCGGCTCACCGCGGATCGTCAGTCTCGCCTCGGTGAAAGATCCCTGGAACTATGGCGAGCCCTACGACAGCTATCCGGTCGACACCGCACGCCTGCGCAAAGTGGTCGAACTCGTCGCCGACAAGGGCGGCTGGGGACGGTCGGTGCCCAAAGGCAGCGGGCTCGGCATTGCCGTGCACCGGAGCTTCGTCAGTTATATCGCGACCATTGTCGAGGTCGCCGTTGACGCCAAGGGCAAGCTCACGGTGCCGCGGGTCGATACCGCGATCGATTGCGGAACCTATGTCAACCCGGAGCGCATCGAGTCCCAGATCGAAGGCGCCGCCATCATGGGGCTCAGTCTCGCCAAATACGGCGAGATCACCTTCAAGGACGGCAAGGTGCAGCAGGGCAACTACGATACCTACCCCGTGATCCGGATGGACGAGTCGCCGCTGGTGACAAACGTCTACATCGTACCGCCCGGCCCCGATACCCCGCCGAGCGGCGTCGGCGAACCCGGCGTGCCGCCGTTCGCACCGGCGTTGATCAACGCCATCTTTGCCGCCACCGGAAAACGCATCCGAAGCTTGCCGATCGGCAAGCAACTGGAGGCGTAA
- a CDS encoding c-type cytochrome, methanol metabolism-related — protein sequence MRNIWFVAAAIILAASGKTVFAEDAADLAAVKSEDGKYLDKEGNPTFKVAADGTVDWYTYSGYRRYHSECHVCHGPDGMGSTYAPALKDSLKTMSYADFLGVVASGRKNVTSSQENVMPAFGDNPNVACYMDDLYVYLRARANDAVGRVRPAKHEDKTEAYAKAENSCMGH from the coding sequence TTGCGTAACATCTGGTTTGTGGCTGCTGCGATCATCCTCGCGGCATCAGGAAAAACTGTCTTCGCTGAAGACGCGGCCGATCTGGCCGCCGTCAAATCCGAGGACGGCAAATATCTGGACAAGGAAGGCAACCCGACCTTCAAGGTCGCCGCCGACGGCACCGTGGACTGGTACACCTATTCCGGCTACCGCCGTTATCATTCGGAATGCCACGTCTGCCATGGCCCCGACGGAATGGGATCGACCTATGCGCCGGCGTTGAAGGACTCGCTCAAGACCATGAGCTATGCCGACTTCCTCGGCGTGGTCGCAAGCGGCCGCAAGAACGTCACCTCGTCGCAGGAGAACGTGATGCCCGCGTTCGGCGATAATCCAAATGTCGCCTGCTACATGGATGACCTCTACGTTTATCTGCGGGCCCGCGCCAATGATGCCGTCGGACGCGTGCGTCCGGCGAAGCACGAAGACAAGACCGAGGCCTATGCCAAAGCGGAAAATTCGTGCATGGGCCACTGA
- the gfa gene encoding S-(hydroxymethyl)glutathione synthase produces MTVHIHPSVDSGVMKGTGSFAGGTLVCKCQDKPVKVGIKGDVAHNHACGCTKCWKPEGATFSVVAVVPRENVTVLENGDKLQIVDTSAAIQRHACKACGTHMYGRIENKGHPFYGLDFIHPELFQESGSAAPGFAAFVSSVIESGVSPSEMPGIRSRLKELGLEPYDCLSPALMDAIATHVAKSRAMAA; encoded by the coding sequence ATGACTGTTCATATCCACCCATCCGTTGACAGCGGTGTAATGAAGGGTACTGGCAGCTTTGCCGGCGGAACCCTTGTCTGCAAATGCCAGGACAAGCCGGTCAAGGTCGGCATCAAGGGCGATGTCGCCCACAACCACGCCTGCGGCTGTACCAAATGCTGGAAGCCCGAAGGGGCGACCTTCTCGGTGGTCGCCGTCGTGCCACGCGAGAACGTGACCGTGCTCGAAAACGGCGACAAGCTGCAAATCGTGGATACCTCCGCGGCTATCCAGCGGCACGCCTGCAAGGCCTGCGGCACGCATATGTACGGCCGCATCGAGAACAAGGGCCATCCGTTCTATGGCCTCGACTTCATCCACCCCGAACTGTTCCAGGAAAGCGGCTCGGCCGCCCCGGGGTTCGCGGCGTTTGTATCGTCGGTGATCGAGTCGGGCGTCAGTCCGTCGGAGATGCCGGGCATCCGATCGCGTCTCAAGGAACTCGGGCTCGAGCCCTATGATTGCCTGTCTCCGGCGCTGATGGATGCGATCGCCACCCACGTGGCGAAATCGCGAGCCATGGCGGCCTGA
- a CDS encoding methanol/ethanol family PQQ-dependent dehydrogenase yields the protein MTTKQWLLSGTVAFTCLVSTTAGAGPIENYSPVTSARLENPEPGNWMLYRRTYDGQGYSPLDQINTTNVKSMTPVWTFSTGVVEGHEAPPIVNNGVMFVATPMGQVIAINARTGDEYWRYKRQLPDDLFQLHPTSRGVGLWQDKLYLATTDDHVVALDAKTGKVLWDTKVQDYKKGQYLTLMPLVVDGKVIVGGSGGEFGVRGYVVAFDANDGKELWRTFTIPGEGEPGHDTWSGDDWKTGGGSAWMTGNYDTDTKTIYWGVGNAAPWPGSTHPGDNLYTSSVLGLDPNTGKIKAYHQYHQNDSWDWDEVEAPILIDLQRDGRSFKSLIHPGRDAIFWVLERQADKINYVAGWPFVQTDVWKGIEAETGKPIVDPAHKPVMGTRIEFCPSLWGGKDWPSAAYSPKTRFVYVPANDNFCGGFTGEKVPLVPGQLWLGTKPEDIGLKVKPGADHYGELQAWDPATGKKVWQQNYPKSQLFGSVTATAGDLVLVGGTNDRMFRAYHAKTGELLWEQKTNSGIMGMPVAYEVDGTEYIAVQSGWGVDAQRIQDALATTNNIGVENNVPQGGVVWVFAVKK from the coding sequence ATGACCACGAAGCAATGGCTATTGTCTGGCACCGTCGCGTTCACATGCCTTGTCTCAACCACCGCCGGCGCCGGTCCGATCGAGAATTACAGCCCGGTGACATCGGCCCGGCTCGAAAATCCCGAACCCGGCAACTGGATGCTCTATCGCCGGACCTATGACGGGCAGGGCTACAGCCCGCTCGACCAGATCAACACCACCAACGTCAAGAGCATGACGCCGGTATGGACCTTCTCGACCGGAGTGGTCGAAGGCCACGAGGCGCCGCCGATCGTCAACAATGGCGTGATGTTCGTCGCGACCCCGATGGGGCAGGTGATCGCCATCAACGCCAGGACCGGCGACGAGTACTGGCGCTATAAACGCCAGCTCCCCGACGATCTCTTCCAGTTGCATCCGACCAGCCGCGGCGTCGGCTTGTGGCAGGACAAGCTGTACCTGGCCACGACCGACGATCATGTCGTGGCGCTCGATGCCAAGACCGGCAAGGTTCTCTGGGACACCAAGGTCCAGGACTACAAGAAGGGTCAGTACCTGACCCTGATGCCGCTGGTCGTCGACGGCAAGGTCATCGTCGGCGGTTCCGGCGGCGAATTCGGCGTGCGCGGCTATGTCGTCGCGTTCGACGCCAATGACGGCAAGGAACTGTGGCGGACCTTCACCATTCCCGGCGAAGGTGAGCCCGGCCATGACACCTGGAGCGGCGACGACTGGAAGACGGGTGGCGGATCGGCGTGGATGACGGGCAATTACGACACCGACACCAAGACCATCTACTGGGGCGTCGGAAACGCCGCGCCCTGGCCCGGCTCAACGCACCCGGGCGACAACCTCTACACAAGTTCGGTGCTCGGACTGGATCCCAACACCGGCAAGATCAAGGCCTACCACCAGTACCATCAAAACGATTCCTGGGACTGGGACGAGGTGGAGGCGCCGATCCTGATCGACCTGCAACGGGATGGCCGCTCCTTCAAGAGCCTCATTCATCCCGGGCGCGACGCGATCTTCTGGGTGCTGGAACGCCAGGCGGACAAGATCAACTATGTCGCTGGCTGGCCCTTCGTTCAAACCGATGTCTGGAAAGGCATCGAGGCCGAGACCGGCAAGCCGATCGTCGATCCCGCGCATAAGCCGGTCATGGGTACGCGGATCGAGTTCTGCCCGTCATTGTGGGGCGGCAAGGATTGGCCGTCGGCGGCCTATAGCCCGAAGACCCGCTTCGTCTACGTTCCCGCCAACGATAATTTCTGCGGCGGTTTTACCGGCGAGAAGGTGCCGCTGGTTCCCGGCCAGCTTTGGCTTGGGACCAAGCCGGAGGATATCGGCCTGAAGGTGAAGCCCGGCGCCGATCATTACGGTGAACTGCAGGCGTGGGATCCGGCGACCGGAAAGAAGGTCTGGCAACAGAACTACCCCAAATCGCAGCTGTTCGGTTCGGTGACGGCGACCGCCGGCGATCTCGTTCTGGTCGGTGGCACCAACGACCGGATGTTCCGCGCCTATCATGCCAAGACCGGCGAATTGCTATGGGAGCAGAAGACCAACTCCGGCATCATGGGCATGCCGGTCGCCTATGAGGTGGACGGCACGGAATACATCGCGGTCCAGTCGGGCTGGGGTGTCGACGCACAGCGTATCCAGGACGCGTTGGCGACCACCAATAATATCGGCGTCGAGAATAACGTGCCGCAAGGCGGCGTCGTCTGGGTGTTCGCGGTCAAGAAGTAG